The Strix aluco isolate bStrAlu1 chromosome 1, bStrAlu1.hap1, whole genome shotgun sequence genome has a window encoding:
- the CCT5 gene encoding T-complex protein 1 subunit epsilon, protein MSAMGTLAFDEYGRPFLILKDQERKTRLMGLEALKSHIMAAKAVASTLRTSLGPNGLDKMMVDKDGEVTVTNDGATILNMMDVDHQIAKLMVELSKSQDDEIGDGTTGVVVLAGALLEQAEQLLDRGIHPIRIADGYEQAARIAIEHLDKISDSFPVDPQNIEPLIQTAKTTLGSKVVNRCHRQMAEIAVNAVLTVADMERKDVDFELIKVQGKVGGRLEDTQLVKGVIVDKDFSHPQMPKELKDAKIAILTCPFEPPKPKTKHKLDVTSVEDYKALQKYEKEKFEEMVKQIKDTGANLAICQWGFDDEANHLLLQNELPAVRWVGGPEIELIAIATGGRIVPRFCELTAEKLGFAGIVREISFGTTKDRMLVIEQCQNSRAVTIFIRGGNKMIIEEAKRSLHDALCVIRNLVRDNRIVYGGGAAEISCALAVSEAADKCPSLEQYAMRAFADALEVIPMALSENSGMNPIQTMTEVRARQVKENNPALGIDCLQKGTNDMKQQHVIETLIGKKQQISLATQVVRMILKIDDIRRPGESEE, encoded by the exons ATGTCGGCCATGGGGACTCTGGCCTTTGATGAGTATGGGCGCCCATTCCTCATCCTCAAGGACCAGGAGCGCAAGACGCGCCTCATGGGGCTCGAGGCGCTCAAG TCTCACATAATGGCAGCAAAGGCTGTGGCAAGTACTCTGAGAACATCCCTTGGGCCCAATG GCTTGGATAAAATGATGGTGGACAAAGATGGTGAGGTGACTGTGACAAATGATGGTGCTACCATCCTGAATATGATGGATGTCGATCACCAGATAGCCAAACTTATGGTGGAGCTGTCTAAATCTCAAGATGATGAGATTGGGGATGGGACTACTGGAGTAGTTG ttcTGGCTGGAGCATTACTGGAACAAGCCGAGCAATTACTAGACCGTGGTATTCACCCTATCAGAATAGCAGATGGTTATGAGCAGGCAGCTCGCATTGCTATTGAGCATCTAGACAAAATCAGTGACAGCTTTCCAGTTGATCCACAGAACATTGAACCTCTGATCCAGACAGCAAAGACAACACTGGGCTCTAAAGT GGTTAACCGTTGTCACAGACAAATGGCAGAAATTGCTGTAAATGCTGTACTGACAGTAGCAGATATGGAACGTAAAGATGTTGATTTTGAGCTGATCAAAGTACAAGGCAAAGTGGGAGGTAGACTGGAAGATACACAGTTGGTTAAAGGAGTGATTGTGGATAAAGATTTCAGTCATCCACAGATGCCTAAA GAGCTTAAAGATGCTAAAATTGCCATCCTTACTTGTCCGTTTGAACCACCTAAACCTAAAACCAAGCATAAGCTTGATGTCACATCTGTGGAAGATTACAAGGCACTGCAGAAATATGAAAAGGAGAAGTTTGAAGAGATGGTGAAACAG ATAAAAGACACCGGTGCAAACCTTGCTATTTGCCAGTGGGGTTTTGATGATGAGGCAAATCACTTGCTGCTCCAGAATGAGCTGCCTGCTGTTCGTTGGGTTGGTGGACCTGAAATAGAA TTGATCGCCATTGCAACTGGAGGACGCATCGTTCCTCGCTTCTGTGAACTCACAGCAGAGAAGCTGGGTTTTGCGGGTATTGTCCGAGAGATCTCCTTTGGAACAACAAAGGACAGAATGCTTGTCATTGAACAGTGTCAGAATTCCAGAGCTGTGACCATTTTCATTagaggaggaaataaaatg ATTATTGAAGAAGCAAAGCGATCTCTTCATGATGCATTGTGTGTAATCCGGAATCTTGTTCGTGATAATCGTATTGTATATGGTGGTGGTGCAGCTGAAATTTCCTGTGCCTTGGCAGTCAGTGAAGCAGCAGATAAG TGCCCATCTTTGGAACAGTATGCTATGAGAGCTTTTGCAGATGCCCTGGAGGTAATTCCCATGGCACTTTCGGAGAACAGTGGTATGAATCCAATACAGACTATGACCGAAGTGCGGGCTAGGCAGGTGAAAGAAAATAATCCTGCCCTCGGCATTGATTGTTTGCAGAAAGGAACAAATG ATATGAAGCAACAGCATGTTATAGAAACCTTGATTGGTAAGAAACAGCAGATTTCTCTGGCGACGCAGGTTGTTAGAATGATTCTGAAGATTGATGATATCCGTAGGCCTGGGGAATCTGAAGAGTGA
- the ATPSCKMT gene encoding ATP synthase subunit C lysine N-methyltransferase, translating to MSKALANKSHEAGPQEDCEGSSRRSGWGLLVTAAVGGTLVALYAVVTPFVTPALRKVCLPFVPATSTQIRNVLKMLENRSGSLVDIGSGDGRIVIAAAKRGFKAVGYELNPWLVWYSRYRAWRDGVHKNTRFYISDLWKVSFSHYTNVVVFGVPQMMPQLEKKLEEELECNARIIACRFPFPCWIPDCTVGEGIDTVWAYDLKHSRGCETKSLEMTPKTES from the exons ATGTCCAAGGCGCTAGCGAACAAAAGCCATGAAGCAGGCCCACAAGAGGATTGTGAGGGCAGCTCCAGAAGGAGCGGCTGGGGGCTGTTGGTCACTGCTGCTGTTGGTGGGACCTTGGTGGCACTCTATGCGGTGGTCACCCCCTTCGTGACCCCGGCTCTGAGGAAAGTATGCCTGCCCTTCGTTCCTGCAACTTCCACTCAGATCCGGAATGTGctgaaaatgttagaaaacagAAGTGGCTCCCTAGTTGACATTGGTAGCGGGGATGGCCGTATT GTGATAGCAGCTGCAAAAAGGGGATTCAAAGCTGTTGGTTATGAGTTAAATCCCTGGCTAGTCTGGTACTCCAGATACCGTGCCTGGAGAGATGGGGTGCATAAGAACACCAGATTTTATATTTCAGACTTATGGAAG GTTTCTTTTTCCCATTACACGAATGTTGTTGTTTTTGGGGTACCTCAAATG ATGCCACAGTTGGAGAAGAAGCTGGAAGAAGAACTTGAATGTAATGCCAGAATCATTGCCTGTCGTTTTCCTTTCCCTTGCTGGATCCCAGATTGTACTGTTGGAGAGGGAATAGACACTGTGTGGGCCTATGATTTGAAACATTCTAGAGGATGTGAAACAAAAAGCTTGGAAATGACACCAAAGACAGAATCCTaa